Below is a genomic region from Bordetella pertussis 18323.
CGACCCGGGCGCGCGGCCCCGGCTCGATGGCGATGTCCCAGGTTTCGCCGCCCACGTCGGTGCCCGGCGTCAGGGTGACGGTGGGCGTGAAATAACCCTGCGTCGCCAACGCGGCCAGCGTCGCGTCGCGCGCCCGGCGGCGCAGGCGGTCGATTTCGCCGCCGTCCTGGTCCTCGGACAGGCGCGCGATGGCGTCGACCGCGCTGTTGATGGCCTGCAGCGCGGCCGGCGGCACGCCGCCGGGATCGACGATCACCTCCGGCAGCTTGGCATGGACCTGTCCCGCGGCAAGCGCGAACAGGAGAGCGGGGCAGACACGCAATATCCGACGCATGCGTCAGGCGGGCCGGACCACCACGGCGGGCAGCTTGCCCGCCATGTCGCGCGGCAGGGCCGCAATGCGCGCCGCCACCCGGCGGGCGATGTCGCGATAGATGCCGGCAACCTCGCTCTCCGGCTCGGCCGCCACGGTGGGGTTGCCGGCGTCGGTCTGCTCGCGGATGGCGCGCTGCAGCGGCAGGCTGCCCAGCCAGGGCACCTCGTACTGCTCGGCCACGCGGCGGCCCCCGCCTGCGCCGAAAATGTGCTCGGCATGGCCGCATTGGGGGCATATGTGCACCGCCATGTTCTCGACCACGCCGAGGATAGGCACATGCACCTTCTGGAACATGCGCAGGCCCTTGCGCGCATCGAGCAGCGCGATGTCCTGCGGGGTGGTGACGATGACCGCGCCCGCGACCGGGACTTTCTGCGCCAGGGTCAGCGCGATGTCGCCGGTGCCCGGCGGCATGTCGACGACCAGGTAATCGAGGTCGCGCCAGTTGGTCTGGCGCAGCAATTGCTCCAGGGCCTGGGTGACCATCGGGCCGCGCCAGATCGCCGGCGCGTCGGCGTCGATGAGCAGGCCGATGGAATTGGCCTGCAGGCCGTGCCCGACCAGGGGCTCCATGGTCTTGTTGTCGCGGCTTTCGGGACGGCCGGCCAGGCCCAGCATGGCGGGCACGCTGGGGCCGTAGATGTCGGCATCGAGCAGGCCGGCCCGCGCGCCCTCGGCCGCCAGCGCCAGCGCCAGGTTGACCGCCGTGGTGCTTTTGCCCACGCCGCCCTTGCCCGACGCCACGGCGATGATGTTGCGCACCTGCGGCAAGGGCTTGAGGCCAGGCTGCACCGCGTGCGCGATGATGTTCCAGGTAACCGCGACGCGCACCGCGCCCAGGCCCGCGGCGGCCAGCGCGGCGCCGGCCAGCGCGCGCACGGAATCGGCCACGCCGCCGGCCGGATAGCCCAGCTCTATCGTGAGGGCGGCCGGGCCCGCGGCCAGATGGATGTCACGATCTTTTACACAAACATTCAGCTCCAGGCCGGTCTGCGGATCGGCAACGCCCGCCAACGCGCCGCGGATTTGTTCTATCGTTATACTCATCACACTATGGTTCCCAGGGTCATCGCGCCATTACGCGAGCCGTTACTCGAAGGATAGCGGATACGCGGGAACCTTTAGCCTGGTTTTACATCCATATCTACATGGTCAATACACTGTTCCGCTTTTTCAGCGCCGCGCTATTTGCCCTCCTCGGCCTCATCGGGATGATGATGGCCCTGGTGTTCATGGCCTCCACGGCCATCGCGGTGGGCGTGCTGTACCTGGTCGCCAAGGTACGCGGCAAGCCGTTCGGCGTGCGCGCCTACTGGAGCCAGCGCCAGGCCGCCCGGCCGGGTCCGTTCCAGGCCGCCAGCGCCCCGTTCGGCCAGCCACGCGGCGACGTCATCGACGTCGAAGCCCGCGAAGTGCGCTGACGCCGGCGTCCCGCCGGCCCCTGCAGCGCCGCCGTGGCACGGCCTGGCGGCGCGTTTTCATGCCTGAGCCCCCCGTCATGCCCAGCCGGCCTGGCCCGGCCTGAGGCCAGCCCGCGCACGCCGCCCCCCGGCACGGGCCATACCTTTCCCCCTCCAGTCGAGCGCCGGCGCGGCCGCGCCCGGGCGCCCGCGCGGAAAGGCCCTAAAATAGCCGGCTTGTCCGTTCCTTCCCCCTGAGCCTCCTACGACATGTCACGCACGCTCTTCGTCACCACTGCCCTGCCCTACGCCAACGGATCGTTCCACATCGGCCACATCATGGAGTACATCCAGGCCGACATCTGGGTCCGTTCGATGCGCATGGCGGGCCACACGGTGCATTTCGTGGGTGCCGACGACGCGCACGGCGCGCCGATCATGCTCAAGGCCGAAAAGGAAGGCATCACGCCGCAGGCGCTGGTGGCCCGCTACGCCGCCGAGCGGCCGCGCTACCTGGACGGCTTCCATATCCGCTTCGACCACTGGCACAGCACCGATACGCCCGAGAACGTGGCGCTCTCGCAGGAAATCTATCGCGCGCTCAAGAGCGAGGGACTGATCGAGACACGCTCGATCGAGCAGTTCTACGACCCGGTCAAGGGCATGTTCCTGGCCGACCGCTACATCAAGGGCGAATGCCCGCGCTGCCACGCCAAGGACCAGTACGGCGATTCGTGTGAAGTGTGCGGCGCCGTGTATGCGCCCACCGAGCTGATCAACCCCTATTCGGCCCTGACCGGCGCCGCGCCGGTACTGAAGTCGTCCGATCACTTCTTCTTCAAGCTGTCCGATCCGCGCTGCGTCGAGTTCCTGCAGCAATGGACCACCGGCGCCAACCGCCAGGGCGTCAAGCACCTGCAGGCCGAAGTGCAGGCCAAGACGCGCGAATGGCTGGTCGGCGACGACGGCGAGGCCAAGCTGGGCGACTGGGATATCTCGCGCGACGCCCCCTATTTCGGCATCGAGATTCCCGACGCGCCGGGCAAGTATTTCTATGTCTGGCTGGACGCGCCGGTGGGCTACCTGGCCTCGCTGAAATCCTATTGCGCGGCCAAGGGCCTGGACTTCGACGCGCTGCTCGACCCGGCCGGCCCGACCGAGCAGGTGCACTTCATCGGCAAGGACATCATTTACTTCCACGCGCTGTTCTGGCCGGCGATGCTGAAGTTCGCCGGGCGCAAGACGCCCGACCAGCTGAATGTGCACGGTTTCATCACCGTCAGCGGCGAGAAGATGTCCAAGAGCCGCGGCACCGGCATCTCGCCGCTGCGCTACCTGGAAATCGGCATGGACGCCGAATGGCTGCGCTACTACATGGCGGCCAAGCTGAACGCGCGCGTCGAGGACATGGACTTCAACCCCGAAGACTTCGTGGCGCGTGTCAACAGCGACCTGGTGGGCAAGTACGTCAACATCGCCAGCCGCGCCGCCGCCTTCATTACCCGCCACTTCGACGGCGAACTGGCGTACGACGGCGACACGGACGCGCTGGCGGCCGAGTTCGCGCAGCAGGCCGAATCGATCCGCGCCGCCTTCGAGGCGCGCGAGTACAACCGCGCGGTGCGCGAAATCATGGCCCATGCCGACCGCATCAACCAGGCGTTCGACGCGGCGCAGCCCTGGGTGATGGCCAAGGGCATCGGCGCCGCCGACGCGGCCACGCGCGCCCGCCTGCAGGACATCTGCTCGCGCGCGCTGGCCGGCTTCAAGGCCCTGTCGGTGATGCTGGCGCCGGTGCTGCCCGCGCTGGCCAGCCGCGTGGCGCGCGAGCTGTTCGGCGCGAACGCCGACTTCGCCTGGGGCGACGCGCAACAGCTGCCGCAGCGGGTGGCGCCGTTCAAGCACCTGATGCAGCGCGTCGATCCCAAGCTGCTGGACGACCTGTTCGAGCCGCCCGCCGCCGAAGCCAGCGCGCCGGCCGCCCTGCCGGGCGGCGAGGCCCTGGCCGACACCATCACCATCGACGACTTCGCCAAGATCGACCTGCGCATCGCGCGCATCGTCAATTGCGAAGAAGTGGAAGGCTCGACCAAGCTGCTGCGCCTGACCCTGGACGTGGGCGAGGGACGCCATCGCAATGTGTTCTCGGGCATCAAGTCGGCCTACCAGCCGCAGGACCTGGTCGGCAAGCTGACGGTGCTGGTGGCCAACCTGGCGCCGCGCAAGATGAAATTCGGCGTGTCCGAGGGCATGGTGCTGGCCGCCAGCCACGCCGACGAGAAGGCCGAACCCGGGATCTACGTGCTCGAACCCTGGCCGGGCGCCCAGCCCGGCATGCGGGTGCGCTGAGCGCGCCGCCGCCGGCCCGCCACGCGGGCCGGCCGTTTCAGGCCTGCGGCGCCAGCGCCGCGTCGAGCGCGACGCGCTCGTCGAATACGAAACAGGCGCCGTCGAAGCCGGCGCCATCGGTCTCTTCGAAGTATTTCAGGATGCCGCCTTCGAGCTGGTAGACATGCTCGATGCCGGCCTCGGCCATGTAGATGGCCGCCTTTTCGCAGCGGATGCCGCCCGTGCAGAAGCTGACCACCGTCTTGCCCGCCAGCGCGGCTTGGTTGTCGCGCACCGCCTGCGGGAACTGCGTGAAACGCTCGATGCGCCAGTCCAGCGCGCCGCGAAACGTCCCCACCTCCACCTCGAACGCATTGCGCGTATCCAGCATCACCAGCTCGCGGCCCTGGTCGTCGCGGCCCTGGGCCAGCCAGCGCCGCAGCGTCGCGGCGTCGACCGCGGGCGCGCGCCCCGCTTCGGGCCGGATGGCCGGGTGGTCCATGCGAATGATCTCGCGCTTTACCTTGACCAGCAGCTTGCGAAACGGCATGCGCGCGGATTCGCTGTACTTGGCCTGCAGGTCGGCAAAGCGCGCGTCGGCGCGCAGCCAGCGCAGAAAGCCTTCGATAGCGTCGGCCGCCCCGGCCAGGAACAGGTTGATGCCCTCCGGCGCCAGCAGCACCGTGCCCTTGAGCTGGCGCTGGCCGGCCTGTTCGAGCATGGGCTCGCGCAGGTCGGCCGGGTTGGCGATGCTGACGAATTTATAGGCGGCGATATTGACGACGGCGGTCATGGCGGAAAAGCACGAACGAAGGAAAAACAGGGCGTAATAGTAAACCGCCCCGCCAAGGCGCTACGGCGCGGGGGCTGGACGCGGCGCCGCCACGCGCTGCTCGACCACGCTGTCGAGCACCCAGCGCACCCCCGACGCGTCGGCCGGCGGATTGGGGTCGCGCACTTCCACCACGCGCAGCCGGTATTCGATGCCGGGCTGGAAGGCGAAACCGGTGATGTCCCCGTACCACAGCAGCCAGGGCTGGGAGGCGCTGTCGCGCACCTGGTAGCACTGGGCCCGGCCCGCGCCGGCGCTGCAAGGCGCCTTGCTCGACGCGACGTACACCAGCTTGGCCGCGCCGGGCTGGCCACCGGCCAGCGGATCGGCGCGGCGCGCGAAGTCCAGCACGTCGCCCGAGCGCAGCGCCAGCGTCAGCCGCTGCGGCCGCGTGTCATGGTCGAGCCGGCTGGCGGTCACGGCGGTGAGGCCGGCCAGGTAATCCTGCTCCAGGCGGGCCAGGTCGGCATTCGCGCAGGCCATGCGGGTGCTCACCGGCGGCGCGGTGACGATCAGCAGGCCGTTGGCGATGGTGTACTGGCCCGAGTAATTGTTGCAGCCGGCAAAGCCGGCCAGCCGGGCGGCGCCGCGCTGGTGCGTGAACGACAGCGTGATCGGCGCCGTCTTGCCGGCGCCGCCATGCGGAACCGGCCGCAGCGCGCCGCCGGGGCGGGTCCAGCGGGCCAGCTCCCAATTGGTCTGGGCCAGCATGTCGCTGTGCCGCTCGGGCGCCTGCGCCCGGCTGGCGCCGCCGCCGGCCGGATCGGCAGCGCAGGCGGCCAGGGCCAGCAAGAGGGAAAAAGACAGCGCCACGCGCCCCGGCGAGATTGCGGACATGACAGGACTCCTGGGAACCGGCGGCCCAGCCGGGCCGCGCCACGGGAGCGATTTTAGGGCCTGCCCGCGCGGCACGCGCCCGCGCCGCGGCTTATTCCGGCGTGGGAGGATCCTGGCGGCGCATGAAATCCAGCACGTCGCCGCCCTGCACGTTGAACGTCAGGTGGCGCGGGGCGCCGCCGCTGTCCAGCGTGAACGAGCGGATCTGCGCCAGCGCGCGCAGGTAGTCGGCTTCGAGCCGGGCGCGCTCGGGCTGCGGGCAGGCCATGCGGGTACTGGCCGGCGCGGTGATCTGCAGCTTGCCGTCGCGCAGCCGGTAGGCGCCCGTGTAGCGGTTGCAGCCGGCAAAGCCGCTGACCCGGTACTGCTTGCCCTGCGCGAAAAAGGTCAGGAAGATCGGCTCGCCGTTGTCGCCGTGGGAAATGACCCGGTAGCCGCCATCGGCCTTGGTCCAGCGCACCAGCTCCCAGGTCGTCTGGGCGAAGGAATCGGCGCTGGTGGCGGCGTTGGCGGCCGCGGCGCCTTCGGCCTGCGCCTGGCCGGTGTTGCTGGCGCAGCCGGCCAGGACGGCGCCCAATGCCGCAACCAGGCAGGCGCGCGTGAACGGGCGGATCGGCATGAGGGAGGTCTCCGGGCTTATCTCACAACCGTTACTGTAACCGCCCGTGCGCCCCATTCGGCCCCCTTTGCCCGGCCGCTTGGTAAGCAGGCTATACGCGGCGGCACGGGCGCTGCGTGGCGGCCACGCACGGGAGCATCCCGCGTGCAGGGATGTTTTGAAATATATATTCACAAATGAAAACATGCATGTTTAAATGCAACATTGGTGCCGCGTCCCGGCGCGGGTTGCGCGCGTGCGGCTTGACGGCGCCGCCGGTGCGCCACGCCTTTCCGCGCGCCCGGCCTTCAGTCGATTCGGAAGCACCACTCATGAACAGTACGCTCGATGTCATCTTTCTGGTCAGAGACGATGCCGCGCACCAAAAACAGCTGGAACACCTTGCCTATCTCGGCTTCAAGATCCGAGCCTGCACGGAGCTGATCGAGGTCTACGACAACTGCGCGGCGCACGCCTGCCCCCTGGTGATACTGAGCGCGCCGCTTGCCGACATCCATATCGCCGCGGCGCGGCTGCGCGCCATCGACCGGCGGGTGGGGATCATCGCGATGGAAGCGTTCGCCGACAGCGAAAGCCGTATCCGCACCCTGCTGTGCGGCGCCGACGCGCCTGCCCACGGACGTCAGCGGACTGGAGCTGGCGGCCGTGCTGCAGGCCCTGCTGCGCCGCATCGTCGCGCTGGCGCCTCTGCCCGAGACCGCCGAGCTTGCGCGCGGCTCCGAGCCGGGCATCGACCTGGGCATGGAGGCGCTCGCCCTGGAGCCGGCCATGGCGCCGCCCGACAGCAAATGGCATTTGACCAACCAGGGATGGACGCTGGTCAGCCCGGGCGGGCGCACGCTGGGCCTGACCACGGGCGAGCGCGAGTTCCTGTCGCGCCTGATGCGCGCGCCCGAGCGCAAGATCAGCCGCGAGGCGCTGATCGCCGACGACCTGTCCGCCCCCGGCGCAGCGGACCAGGGCGCGCAACGCAGCCGTTTCGTGGACGTGATGATCAGCCGTTTGCGCCGCAAGGCGGCGCATCACCAGATGCCCCTGCCGATCCGCGCCCTGCATGGCTGGGGCTATATGTTCGCCGCCGAAGTGGCCGACGAGGCCGGCGCGCGCGGCAGGCCCTAGCTGTGAACTGTCAATAGGTTGTATTCGTCCAGGTTGAGTCTGGAGATGGGTACAGCGCGCCCGATGCCTTGGTGGGGTCGATGCCAGTTGTAGTGGTGTAGCCAGGATTTCATGGCATCGGCTCGGTGTTGGGAGTTCTGGTAGGTGTGAGCGTAAGCCCACTCACGCAAGGCCGACTGGATGAAGCGTTCGG
It encodes:
- the apbC gene encoding iron-sulfur cluster carrier protein ApbC gives rise to the protein MSITIEQIRGALAGVADPQTGLELNVCVKDRDIHLAAGPAALTIELGYPAGGVADSVRALAGAALAAAGLGAVRVAVTWNIIAHAVQPGLKPLPQVRNIIAVASGKGGVGKSTTAVNLALALAAEGARAGLLDADIYGPSVPAMLGLAGRPESRDNKTMEPLVGHGLQANSIGLLIDADAPAIWRGPMVTQALEQLLRQTNWRDLDYLVVDMPPGTGDIALTLAQKVPVAGAVIVTTPQDIALLDARKGLRMFQKVHVPILGVVENMAVHICPQCGHAEHIFGAGGGRRVAEQYEVPWLGSLPLQRAIREQTDAGNPTVAAEPESEVAGIYRDIARRVAARIAALPRDMAGKLPAVVVRPA
- the metG gene encoding methionine--tRNA ligase, coding for MSRTLFVTTALPYANGSFHIGHIMEYIQADIWVRSMRMAGHTVHFVGADDAHGAPIMLKAEKEGITPQALVARYAAERPRYLDGFHIRFDHWHSTDTPENVALSQEIYRALKSEGLIETRSIEQFYDPVKGMFLADRYIKGECPRCHAKDQYGDSCEVCGAVYAPTELINPYSALTGAAPVLKSSDHFFFKLSDPRCVEFLQQWTTGANRQGVKHLQAEVQAKTREWLVGDDGEAKLGDWDISRDAPYFGIEIPDAPGKYFYVWLDAPVGYLASLKSYCAAKGLDFDALLDPAGPTEQVHFIGKDIIYFHALFWPAMLKFAGRKTPDQLNVHGFITVSGEKMSKSRGTGISPLRYLEIGMDAEWLRYYMAAKLNARVEDMDFNPEDFVARVNSDLVGKYVNIASRAAAFITRHFDGELAYDGDTDALAAEFAQQAESIRAAFEAREYNRAVREIMAHADRINQAFDAAQPWVMAKGIGAADAATRARLQDICSRALAGFKALSVMLAPVLPALASRVARELFGANADFAWGDAQQLPQRVAPFKHLMQRVDPKLLDDLFEPPAAEASAPAALPGGEALADTITIDDFAKIDLRIARIVNCEEVEGSTKLLRLTLDVGEGRHRNVFSGIKSAYQPQDLVGKLTVLVANLAPRKMKFGVSEGMVLAASHADEKAEPGIYVLEPWPGAQPGMRVR
- a CDS encoding META and DUF4377 domain-containing protein encodes the protein MSAISPGRVALSFSLLLALAACAADPAGGGASRAQAPERHSDMLAQTNWELARWTRPGGALRPVPHGGAGKTAPITLSFTHQRGAARLAGFAGCNNYSGQYTIANGLLIVTAPPVSTRMACANADLARLEQDYLAGLTAVTASRLDHDTRPQRLTLALRSGDVLDFARRADPLAGGQPGAAKLVYVASSKAPCSAGAGRAQCYQVRDSASQPWLLWYGDITGFAFQPGIEYRLRVVEVRDPNPPADASGVRWVLDSVVEQRVAAPRPAPAP
- a CDS encoding META domain-containing protein produces the protein MPIRPFTRACLVAALGAVLAGCASNTGQAQAEGAAAANAATSADSFAQTTWELVRWTKADGGYRVISHGDNGEPIFLTFFAQGKQYRVSGFAGCNRYTGAYRLRDGKLQITAPASTRMACPQPERARLEADYLRALAQIRSFTLDSGGAPRHLTFNVQGGDVLDFMRRQDPPTPE
- a CDS encoding sulfurtransferase; protein product: MTAVVNIAAYKFVSIANPADLREPMLEQAGQRQLKGTVLLAPEGINLFLAGAADAIEGFLRWLRADARFADLQAKYSESARMPFRKLLVKVKREIIRMDHPAIRPEAGRAPAVDAATLRRWLAQGRDDQGRELVMLDTRNAFEVEVGTFRGALDWRIERFTQFPQAVRDNQAALAGKTVVSFCTGGIRCEKAAIYMAEAGIEHVYQLEGGILKYFEETDGAGFDGACFVFDERVALDAALAPQA